One stretch of Oncorhynchus tshawytscha isolate Ot180627B linkage group LG19, Otsh_v2.0, whole genome shotgun sequence DNA includes these proteins:
- the ireb2 gene encoding iron-responsive element-binding protein 2, whose translation MALTSSVKGEHPFNHLIDTLKDGDRKYFNPQKMNDARYDKLPLSIRVLLEAAIRKCDGFYVKEEDVHNILDWSEQQNVAEVPFPPARVLLQDFTGIPAMVDLAAMRDAVTKHGADPSLVNPVCPTDLIVDHSLQIDLNKCAIQNAPNPGGGDSQSQGPPSRPSPARPTPRRGSQCGGERGSCSKGGCSDTPGRPATAVQQIENTPLLCPFHLQPVSEPETALKNQELELIRNKERLQFFKWCSKAFKNVNVVPPDVGAVHQLNLEYLSQVVQESQGFIYPDSVVGTDSHTTMINGLGILGWGVGGIESEAVMLGQPISLTLPQVVGCRLVGSVNILATSIDIVLGITKHLRQAGIAGKFVEFFGPGMSQLSVPDRTTIANMCPEYNATVSFFPVDHVTLKHFKQTNFTEEKLELLEAYLKAVKLFRSYEDSSEDPQYSEVIEINLSSMVPHVSGPKRPQDRVAVSSMKEDFQSCLNEKVGFKGFHISKEKQESLVPFLHGGQEYELAHGSVVIAAVISCTNNCNPSVMLTAGLLAKKAVEAGLIVKPYIRTSLAPGSGMVTHYLNTSGVLPYLSQLGFEVIGYGCATCVGNTAPLPETVSEAIKEGDLVACGVLSGNRHFEGRLCDCVRANYLASPPLVVAYAIAGTVSINFEKEPLGVTSEGKEVYLRDVWPTREEVQQIEQDKVISSIFTELRARREKGNTFWNNLECPESVVFPWDPKSTYIRSPSFFNKLCKEVQPPQSIENAHALLFLGDKVTTDHISPAGSIARVSAAAKYLLSKRLTPREFNSYGARRGNDAVMTRGTFASIKLQNRLIGKPGPKTVHIPSGQTLDVFEAVERYQRDGIPLIILAGKQYGSGNSRDWAAKGPYLLGVRAVIAESFEKMHKNHLVGMGIAPLQFLPGQSADSLELCGKEKFTITLPEDLSPKQMLTVKTSSGKTFSVTTLFDNEMDVAFYRHGGLLRYVARTML comes from the exons ATGGCGCTCACTTCCTCAGTCAAAG GGGAGCATCCTTTTAACCACCTGATTGACACGCTGAAAGATGGCGACCGGAAGTATTTCAATCCACAGAAGATGAATGATGCAAGATACG ACAAGCTGCCTCTATCCATCCGTGTCCTCTTGGAGGCGGCCATACGCAAATGTGACGGTTTCTATGTGAAAGAAGAGGACGTCCACAACATCCTAGACTGGAGCGAGCAGCAGAATGTGGCAGAGGTGCCATTCCCTCCTGCCCGGGTCCTGCTGCAAGACTTCAC GGGCATCCCTGCCATGGTGGACCTGGCTGCCATGAGGGATGCAGTGACCAAACACGGAGCTGACCCCAGCCTGGTCAACCCTGTGTGCCCCACAGACCTCATTGTTGACCACTCGCTACAGATCGACCTCAACAAATG TGCTATACAGAACGCCCCCAACCCTGGTGGAGGGGATAGCCAGAGCCAGGGGCCTCCGTCTCGCCCCTCCCCCGCCAGACCCACACCCAGAAGGGGGTCTCAGTGTGGAGGCGAGAGAGGCAGCTGCAGCAAAGGGGGCTGCAGTGACACCCCGGGAAGACCCGCCACTGCTGTCCAGCAGATTGAGAACACCCCTCTCCTATGCCCCTTCCATCTACAACCCGTCTCTGA ACCTGAAACAGCTCTGAAAAACCAGGAGTTGGAGCTGATCCGAAACAAAGAACGGCTGCAGTTCTTTAAG TGGTGCTCCAAAGCGTTTAAGAACGTGAACGTGGTGCCCCCGGATGTGGGCGCAGTACACCAGCTAAACCTGGAGTACCTGTCTCAGGTGGTGCAGGAGAGCCAGGGCTTCATCTACCCAGACAGCGTGGTGGGCACAGACTCTCACACCACCATGATCAACGGTCTGGGCATCCTCGGCTGGG GTGTGGGAGGGATCGAGTCAGAGGCAGTGATGCTGGGCCAGCCCATCTCTCTGACCCTTCCCCAGGTGGTTGGCTGCAGGCTAGTAGGCTCCGTCAACATCCTGGCCACGTCCATCGATATTGTTCTGGGGATCACCAAG CACCTTCGTCAGGCGGGCATAGCTGGGAAGTTTGTGGAGTTTTTTGGTCCCGGCATGTCCCAGCTGTCTGTCCCAGACAGGACCACCATCGCCAACATGTGTCCCGAATACAATGCCACCGTCAGCTTCTTCCCTGTCGACCATGTCACACTCAAACACTTTAAGCAAACAA ACTTTACTGAGGAGAAACTTGAATTATTGGAGGCTTATCTGAAGGCTGTGAAACTCTTCAGGAGCTACGAGGACTCGTCAGAAGACCCACAATATTCTGAG GTGATTGAGATCAACCTGAGCTCCATGGTGCCCCATGTGAGTGGGCCAAAAAGGCCCCAGGACAGGGTGGCTGTCAGCAGCATGAAGGAGGACTTCCAGAGCTGTCTCAACGAGAAG GTGGGTTTCAAAGGGTTCCATATCTCCAAGGAGAAGCAGGAGAGCCTGGTGCCTTTCCTCCACGGCGGTCAGGAGTACGAGTTGGCCCACGGCTCTGTGGTCATCGCAGCCGTCATCAGCTGCACCAACAACTGCAACCCCTCCGTCATGTTGACAGCAG GTTTGCTGGCCAAGAAAGCGGTGGAGGCGGGCCTTATCGTCAAGCCTTACATCCGCACCAGCCTGGCTCCTGGCAGTGGCATGGtcacccactacctcaacaccaGTGGAGTACTGCCTTACCTCAGCCAGCTAGG GTTTGAAGTGATAGGCTATGGATGTGCCACCTGCGTTGGAAACACTGCACCTTTACCGGAGACCGTCTCTGAAGCTATCAAAGAG GGGGACTTGGTGGCCTGCGGAGTGCTATCTGGGAACAGACACTTTGAGGGACGCCTATGTGACTGTGTCAGGGCCAACTATCTGGCCTCTCCACCCTTAGTAGTGGCGTACGCCATCGCCGGCACCGTCAGCATCAACTTCGAGAAAGAGCCTCTGG GTGTGACCTCTGAGGGGAAGGAGGTGTACCTGCGGGATGTGTGGCCCACCAGGGAGGAGGTGCAGCAGATAGAGCAGGACAAGGTCATCTCTTCCATCTTCACAGAGCTCCGTGCCAGAAGGGAG AAAGGGAACACGTTTTGGAATAACCTTGAATGTCCAGAGTCTGTGGTTTTCCCATGGGATCCCAAATCCACATATATCCGCTCTCCTTCCTTCTTCAACAAACTT tgtAAAGAGGTCCAACCGCCCCAGTCTATAGAGAACGCCCATGCCCTACTGTTCCTGGGAGACAAGGTGACCACCGACCACATCTCCCCTGCCGGGAGCATCGCCAGGGTCAGTGCTGCTGCCAAGTACCTGCTGAGCAAACG CCTTACACCACGAGAGTTCAATTCGTACGGCGCCCGGAGGGGAAACGACGCGGTGATGACCCGAGGGACATTTGCCAGCATCAAACTCCAGAACCGGTTAATCGGCAAACCGGGCCCCAAGACCGTGCACATTCCATCAGGCCAGAct CTGGACGTGTTTGAGGCAGTAGAGCGCTACCAGAGAGACGGGATTCCCCTCATCATCCTGGCAGGGAAGCAGTACGGCTCAGGAAACTCTCGGGACTGGGCGGCCAAAGGACCCTACCTACTG GGTGTGCGAGCTGTCATAGCAGAAAGCTTTGAGAAGATGCACAAGAACCACCTGGTGGGCATGGGCATCGCGCCCCTCCAGTTCTTGCCAGGCCAGAGTGCCGATTCGCTAGAGCTCTGCGGGAAGGAGAAGTTCACTATCACTCTACCAGAGGACCTGTCCCCAAAGCAAATGCTGACTGTCAAA ACTAGCTCTGGAAAGACCTTCAGTGTGACGACTCTGTTTGACAACGAGATGGATGTGGCCTTTTACCGGCATGGCGGGCTGCTGCGATACGTGGCTCGGACCATGCTCTAG